A genomic window from Micromonospora violae includes:
- a CDS encoding aminopeptidase P family protein: MTEGRTDGTPTDGTESHDPDFPEAFLSFMRQGWRDTALPVTPRPETPNYAKRRAALSAAFPGETLVIPTGTEKVRANDTDYPFRPGSDFAYLTGDHDADSVLVLRPNGSGHDATLYMRPRSSRETDEFFRSRNGELWVGRRHTLSEKSTELGLPTADLTGLEATLADLAPGRTRVLRGFDAQVDAAVRPYDGPRAEGQPARDRELASAISEMKLVKDEWEIGQLQDAIDATVRGFEDVARILPADRAVSERLLEGVFALRARHDGNDVGYGSIVGAGEHATILHWVHNHGATRPGDLLLMDMGVEGRNLYTADVTRVLPVNGRFTALQRQVYDIVYASQQAGIEAIRPGVKFKDVHLTCMRVLAEGLSDLGLLPVSVDEAMDEKSTVYRRWTLHGFGHMLGIDVHDCSNARKETYRDGALGEGYVLTVEPGLYFQPEDELVPAELRGVGIRIEDDVLVTATGAVNLSAGLPRTSDEVETWLAEQREAGPRLPS, translated from the coding sequence TTCATGCGGCAGGGCTGGCGCGACACGGCGCTCCCCGTGACGCCCCGCCCAGAGACGCCCAACTACGCCAAGCGGCGGGCGGCCCTCTCGGCGGCCTTCCCCGGCGAGACGCTGGTGATCCCCACCGGCACCGAGAAGGTCCGGGCCAACGACACCGACTACCCGTTCCGACCGGGCAGCGACTTCGCCTACTTGACCGGCGACCACGACGCCGACAGCGTGCTGGTGCTGCGCCCGAACGGCTCCGGGCACGACGCGACGCTGTACATGCGCCCCCGGTCTTCCCGGGAGACCGACGAGTTCTTCCGCAGCCGCAACGGCGAGCTGTGGGTGGGCCGGCGGCACACCCTCAGCGAGAAGTCGACCGAGCTGGGTCTGCCCACCGCCGACCTGACCGGCCTGGAGGCGACGCTCGCCGACCTGGCTCCGGGGCGTACCCGGGTGTTGCGCGGTTTCGACGCCCAGGTGGACGCGGCCGTCCGCCCCTACGACGGGCCCCGCGCCGAGGGCCAGCCGGCCCGCGACCGGGAGCTGGCCAGTGCCATCTCCGAGATGAAGCTGGTCAAGGACGAGTGGGAGATCGGCCAGCTCCAGGACGCGATCGACGCCACCGTACGCGGCTTCGAGGACGTGGCCCGGATCCTGCCGGCCGACCGGGCGGTCTCCGAACGGCTCCTGGAGGGCGTCTTCGCGCTGCGGGCCCGCCACGACGGCAACGACGTCGGGTACGGCTCGATCGTCGGTGCCGGCGAGCACGCCACGATCCTGCACTGGGTGCACAACCACGGCGCCACCCGACCGGGTGACCTGCTGCTGATGGACATGGGTGTCGAGGGCCGCAACCTCTACACCGCCGACGTGACCCGGGTCCTGCCGGTGAACGGCCGGTTCACCGCGCTGCAGCGCCAGGTCTACGACATCGTGTACGCCTCGCAGCAGGCCGGCATCGAGGCCATCCGCCCCGGCGTCAAGTTCAAGGACGTCCACCTGACCTGCATGCGGGTCCTCGCCGAAGGGCTGTCCGACCTGGGTCTGCTGCCGGTCAGCGTGGACGAGGCGATGGACGAGAAGTCGACCGTCTACCGGCGGTGGACGCTGCACGGCTTCGGCCACATGCTCGGCATCGACGTGCACGACTGCTCCAACGCCCGCAAGGAGACGTACCGCGACGGCGCGCTGGGTGAGGGCTACGTGCTCACCGTCGAGCCCGGTCTGTACTTCCAGCCCGAGGACGAGCTGGTCCCCGCCGAGCTGCGCGGTGTCGGCATCCGGATCGAGGACGACGTGCTGGTCACCGCGACCGGCGCGGTCAACCTGTCGGCCGGGTTGCCCCGTACCTCCGACGAGGTGGAGACCTGGCTGGCCGAGCAGCGCGAAGCCGGCCCCCGCCTACCCAGCTAA
- the istA gene encoding IS21 family transposase, giving the protein MLSVEDWAEIRRLRRSEGMAIQAIARRLRMSRNTVKKALASDEPPRYQRAAKGSIVDAVEPQIRVLLAEFPDMPSTVIMERVGWTRGKTVFCDRVQQLRPLFRRPDPAQRTDYLPGELAQCDLWFPPADVTLGFGQVGRPPVLVMVSGYSRWLSAVMIPSRQSPDLLAGHWTLISGWDRTPKALVWDNESAVGQWRAGRPQLTEAMNAFRGTLGIKVIQCRPADPEAKGLVERANGYLETSFLPGRRFGSPQDFNAQLTEWLVRANNRQHRMLGCRPAERWDADRAAMLSLPPVAPVVGWRQTTRLPRDHYVRLDSNDYSVHPAAVGRRVDIVADADRVQVFCDSRQVARHDRCWAKHQSITDPVHRQAAADLRMAARQVPAPAVTAEVEHRRLSDYDRMFGLDVEVAA; this is encoded by the coding sequence GTGCTGAGCGTGGAGGACTGGGCGGAGATCCGGCGGCTGCGGCGGTCGGAGGGTATGGCGATTCAGGCCATCGCACGGCGGTTGAGGATGTCTCGCAACACCGTGAAGAAGGCCCTGGCCAGTGATGAGCCGCCGCGGTATCAGCGGGCGGCGAAGGGCTCGATCGTGGACGCGGTCGAGCCGCAGATCAGGGTGTTGTTGGCGGAGTTCCCCGACATGCCCTCGACAGTGATCATGGAACGGGTCGGGTGGACCCGGGGCAAGACGGTGTTCTGCGATCGGGTGCAGCAGCTGCGGCCGTTGTTCCGCCGCCCCGACCCGGCCCAGCGCACTGACTATCTGCCGGGCGAGTTGGCGCAGTGCGACCTGTGGTTCCCGCCGGCGGACGTGACCTTGGGTTTCGGTCAGGTCGGCCGGCCACCGGTGTTGGTGATGGTGTCGGGGTATTCGCGGTGGCTGTCGGCGGTGATGATCCCGTCGCGGCAGTCACCGGATCTGCTGGCGGGGCACTGGACGTTGATCTCAGGCTGGGATCGGACGCCGAAGGCGTTGGTGTGGGACAACGAGTCCGCGGTCGGGCAGTGGCGGGCTGGTCGGCCGCAGCTGACCGAGGCGATGAACGCCTTCCGCGGGACCCTGGGCATCAAGGTGATCCAGTGCCGGCCGGCGGACCCGGAGGCCAAGGGCCTGGTCGAGAGGGCCAACGGCTATCTCGAGACGTCGTTCCTGCCCGGGCGCCGGTTCGGCTCGCCGCAGGACTTCAACGCCCAGCTCACCGAGTGGCTGGTGCGGGCGAACAACCGCCAACACCGGATGTTGGGCTGCCGCCCGGCCGAGCGGTGGGACGCCGACCGGGCCGCGATGCTGTCGCTGCCGCCGGTCGCGCCGGTGGTCGGCTGGCGACAGACCACGCGGTTGCCTCGCGATCATTACGTCCGGTTGGACAGTAACGACTACTCGGTGCACCCGGCGGCGGTGGGAAGACGTGTCGACATCGTCGCTGACGCCGATCGGGTGCAGGTGTTCTGCGACAGCCGCCAGGTCGCCCGACACGACCGCTGCTGGGCCAAGCATCAGAGCATCACCGACCCGGTCCATCGGCAGGCCGCTGCTGACCTGCGTATGGCCGCCCGGCAGGTGCCGGCGCCGGCAGTCACCGCGGAGGTCGAGCACCGGCGGCTCAGCGATTACGACCGGATGTTCGGCCTCGACGTTGAGGTGGCTGCGTGA
- the istB gene encoding IS21-like element helper ATPase IstB → MAAKTSNRNVSSEIAFLTRALKAPSLAASVERLAERARAESWTHEEFLAACLQREVAAREAHGGEGRIRAARFPARKSLEEFDFEHQRSLKRETIAHLGTLDFVASKENVVFLGPPGTGKTHLSIGLGIRACQAGHRVAFATAAQWVSRLADAHHAGRLQDELVKLARIPLLIVDEVGYIPFEAEAANLFFQLVSNRYERASLIVTSNKPFGRWGEVFGDDVVAAAMIDRLVHHAEVISMKGDSYRLKDRDLGRVPAANKTND, encoded by the coding sequence ATGGCCGCCAAGACCAGCAACCGCAACGTGTCCTCCGAGATCGCGTTCCTCACCCGCGCCCTGAAAGCGCCCTCCTTGGCTGCGTCGGTGGAACGTCTGGCGGAGCGGGCTCGGGCGGAGTCGTGGACGCATGAGGAGTTCCTCGCCGCCTGCCTGCAACGCGAAGTGGCTGCCCGGGAGGCCCACGGCGGTGAGGGCCGCATCCGAGCCGCGAGGTTCCCGGCCCGCAAGAGTCTCGAGGAGTTCGACTTCGAGCACCAGCGGTCGTTGAAGCGGGAAACGATCGCCCACCTCGGCACCCTCGACTTCGTGGCGTCGAAGGAGAACGTCGTCTTCTTGGGCCCGCCCGGCACTGGCAAGACCCACCTGTCCATCGGCCTCGGGATCCGGGCCTGCCAGGCCGGACACCGGGTCGCGTTCGCCACCGCCGCCCAGTGGGTGTCCCGCCTGGCAGACGCCCACCACGCCGGGCGTCTGCAGGACGAACTGGTCAAGCTCGCTCGGATTCCGCTGCTGATCGTCGACGAGGTTGGCTACATCCCCTTCGAAGCCGAAGCCGCGAACCTGTTCTTCCAACTGGTCTCCAACCGCTACGAACGCGCCAGCCTCATCGTCACCTCGAACAAGCCCTTCGGCAGATGGGGCGAAGTCTTCGGCGATGACGTCGTCGCCGCAGCCATGATCGACCGCCTCGTCCACCACGCCGAAGTCATCTCGATGAAGGGCGACAGCTACCGACTCAAAGACCGCGACCTCGGCCGCGTCCCTGCAGCAAATAAGACCAACGACTAA